A segment of the Amycolatopsis thermophila genome:
CGTCGTGCACGTGGATCCACACCCCGTCGGGGAGCCGGGGGAGCACCTCGAAGAACAGGTGGTTGACGTCGGAGCCGGCCTTGACGACGTGCGTGGAGTCGATGAACAGCACGTCCCCGGCTTCCAGCGCGAGGAACGTCTCCAGCGGCACGTCCTGCACCGGCCGGGCGAGCACCGTCACGCGCTCGTCGTCGCCGGGTCGCATCAGCGACCGCAGCCGGTCCGGGTAGGGCTCGACGAAGGTCAGCTCGACCGCACCGTCCAGCCAGTGCTCGACGGTGTCCAGCGTCATCGCCGAGGAGTAGCCGGACCCGATCTCCACGAGCCGGCGCGGCCGCAGGTGGCGCAGCATCGCGTGCAGGACGAGCGCGTCGGACCAGGAGTACTCGGGGTTGCCGAAGAAGTACCGGTACCGAGGCGACCGCTCCGCCGGGAAGGGGTGGTCCCGCAGCAGTTCGGTGAGGGTGCTCAGCAGTGCGAGCTGGTCGCCCTCGCGCAGGTCGATGCCCACCGGGTCGCGGGTGGTGTCGAACAGCTCCGGGGACCGGGCGGCCACCTGTGCCGGGTCCGGGTGGGGCGAGTAGAAGTGACCCGGCGGCACCCACGTGCGGTAGGTGGCGGCCAGCTCGTCCCGCTCGGCTGCCAGCGCCGCGTACCGCGCGAGCAGGTCGTCGTGCGTCCGGCGCGACACCGCGTAGCGCCTGGCCAGCCTGCGCAGCGGCTCACCGATCATGGGCACCGCGGCAGTCTAGACACCGGCGGCGCCTACCCTGGAGTCGTGTTCGTCAAGATCTGTGGCCTGCGCACGGAGGCCGACGTGGAGTGCGCGGTGACGGCCGGTGCCGACGCGGTCGGGTTCGTCCTGACGCCGAGCCCGCGGCAGGTCACCGTCGCGGAGGCCACCCGGCTGGTGGCCGCGGTCCCGCCCGGGGTGCTCAGCGTCGGGGTGTTCCTCGGCATGCCCGTCGCCGAGGTCCGGGACGTGGCCGTCAAGACCGGGCTGGGCGCGGTCCAGCTGCACGGCGACGGCTACACGGCCGGCGACTTCGCCGCCCTCACGGACCTGGGCGTGCGGCTGGTGCGGGCCACGTCCACCGCCGGTGAGCGGGTCGAGGTCGGCACGTTCGGCGAGGAGATGCTGATCCTGGACTCGCCGCGGGCCGGCTCGGGTGAGCAGTGGGGGTGGTCGGAGCTGCGCGGGCAGACCGGGCGGTGGCTGCTCGCCGGCGGGCTGCGGCCGGGCAACGTGGCCGAGGCGGTCGAGACCGTGCGGCCGTGGGGCGTGGACGTCTCGAGCGGGGTGGAGTCCGCGCGCGGGACCAAGGATCATGGGCTGATCCGCGAATTTCTCGCCGCCGCGCGTCCCTGAGCGCGCGTCCCGTTCGTCGGTGTGGTGAGAACACAGACCGGCGAGGAGGACCGACATGCAGTACATGCTTCTGATCTGCGGGGGCCCGGAGGCCGCCGAGCACGCCGAGGACGGCTGCGGCGGCTGGAGCGAGGAGATGGCCGAGCGGGGTGTCCTGCGGGGCGGGGCGGGCCTGCGGCCGCCGCAGGAGGCGACCACGGTGCGGGTCCGGTCGGACGAGGTGCTGCTGTCCGACGGGCCGTTCGCCGAGACCAGGGAACAGGTCGGCGGGTTCTGCCTGATCGAGTGCGCCGACCTGGACGAGGCGGTCGAGATCGCGTCCAAGCACCCGGCCGCGACCTACGGCTCGATCGAGGTCCGGCCGCTCTGGCAGCCGTGACCGACGTCCACGCCGCGCTCGTCCGGGCCTTCCGCGACGAGTGGGGCCAGGTGGTCGCGACCCTGATCCGGCTCACCGGTGACTGGGACCTCGCCGAGGAGTGCGCGCAGGACGCGTTCGCCCGTGCCGTCCGGTCCTGGCCCCGGGACGGCGTGCCGCGCCGCCCCGGGGCCTGGCTCACCACCGCCGCCCGCCACCGCGCGCTCGACCGGCTGCGCCGGGACGTGGTGGGGGAGGCCAAGCTGCGGGAGGTCGCGGCGATGACGTTTCCCGATGACGAGGACTTCGACGACAGCGGCGTGCCCGACGACCGGCTGCGGCTCATGTTCACCTGTTGCCACCCGGCGTTGTCGCTGGACTCGCAGGTGGCGCTCACGTTGCGCACACTGGCCGGGCTCACGCCGGCGGAGATCGCGCGGGCGCTGCTGGTCGCCGAGCCCGCGCTGAAGAAGCGGCTGGTGCGGGCGAAGCAGAAGATCCGGCACGCCGGGATCCCGTACCGGGTGCCGCCGGCGCACCTGCTGCCCGAGCGCACCCCGGCCGTGCTGGCGGTGCTGTACCTGCTGTTCAACGAGGGCTACTCGGCGACGGCGGGTGCGGACCTACTGCGGCGCGAGCTGTCGGCCGAGGCGATCCGGCTGGCGCGGGTGCTGCACCGGCTGATGCCGGACGAGCCGGAGGCGGCGGGTCTGCTGGCGCTGCTGTTGCTGCAGGACGCCCGGCGGGATGCGCGGGTGGACGACCACGGGGACCTGGTGCTGCTGGAGGACCAGGACCGCGCCCGGTGGGACCACGCGGAGATCGACGAGGGCGTCGCGCTGCTGGACGCCGCGTTGCGGCGGGGCGCGCCGGGGCCGTACCAGGTCCAGGCGGCGATCGCGGCGTGTCACGACCGCGCGGCGCGCGCCCAGGACACCGACTGGCCGCAGATCGCCGCGTTGTACGGGCGGCTGGCGTCGATGACCCGGTCGCCGGTGGTGGAGCTGAACCGCGCGGTGGCCGTGGGCATGGCCGCCGGGCCGGCCGCCGGCCTGCGTGCGCTGTCCGATGTGGACCTGCCGGGGTACCACCTGCTGCCGGCGACGCGGGCGGAGTTCCTGCGACGGCTGGGGCGGCGCTCGGAGGCGGCCGACGCGTACCGGGAAGCGCTGCGGCTGGTGACGTCGGACGCCGAGCGGCGCTTCCTGACCCGGCGGCTCGCGGAGGTGGGATGCGCTCCCTGAGCGCACCTGCTCATCCGCGAGCCGGGGACAGTGGTCACGGGCGGGATCAGCCGCCGCTGAGGACGCGTCAGCGGAGCAGACGCGCGACGAAACCGGTCACGACGAGCCAGAAGACCGCCGCCACCCCGTAGTTGATCAGCACGTTGAGCTGCGGGTTCGCCACCGGGAAGAGCCCGGGGAAGAACAGCGCGAGCGGTTGTGCGATCGAGTTGATGAATCGGTAGAAGGCGTTCGCCGCGTTGGCGCCCGCCAGGACCAGGACGATGTAG
Coding sequences within it:
- a CDS encoding class I SAM-dependent methyltransferase yields the protein MIGEPLRRLARRYAVSRRTHDDLLARYAALAAERDELAATYRTWVPPGHFYSPHPDPAQVAARSPELFDTTRDPVGIDLREGDQLALLSTLTELLRDHPFPAERSPRYRYFFGNPEYSWSDALVLHAMLRHLRPRRLVEIGSGYSSAMTLDTVEHWLDGAVELTFVEPYPDRLRSLMRPGDDERVTVLARPVQDVPLETFLALEAGDVLFIDSTHVVKAGSDVNHLFFEVLPRLPDGVWIHVHDVFFPFEYPLDWVTEGRAWQEIYLLRSFLTHNPRFEVRWFQQYMWTRHRDLLESAIPDMAHNPGGNIWLRTAPGCASGASGTRPA
- a CDS encoding phosphoribosylanthranilate isomerase, with protein sequence MFVKICGLRTEADVECAVTAGADAVGFVLTPSPRQVTVAEATRLVAAVPPGVLSVGVFLGMPVAEVRDVAVKTGLGAVQLHGDGYTAGDFAALTDLGVRLVRATSTAGERVEVGTFGEEMLILDSPRAGSGEQWGWSELRGQTGRWLLAGGLRPGNVAEAVETVRPWGVDVSSGVESARGTKDHGLIREFLAAARP
- a CDS encoding RNA polymerase sigma factor, producing the protein MTDVHAALVRAFRDEWGQVVATLIRLTGDWDLAEECAQDAFARAVRSWPRDGVPRRPGAWLTTAARHRALDRLRRDVVGEAKLREVAAMTFPDDEDFDDSGVPDDRLRLMFTCCHPALSLDSQVALTLRTLAGLTPAEIARALLVAEPALKKRLVRAKQKIRHAGIPYRVPPAHLLPERTPAVLAVLYLLFNEGYSATAGADLLRRELSAEAIRLARVLHRLMPDEPEAAGLLALLLLQDARRDARVDDHGDLVLLEDQDRARWDHAEIDEGVALLDAALRRGAPGPYQVQAAIAACHDRAARAQDTDWPQIAALYGRLASMTRSPVVELNRAVAVGMAAGPAAGLRALSDVDLPGYHLLPATRAEFLRRLGRRSEAADAYREALRLVTSDAERRFLTRRLAEVGCAP
- a CDS encoding YciI family protein; translation: MQYMLLICGGPEAAEHAEDGCGGWSEEMAERGVLRGGAGLRPPQEATTVRVRSDEVLLSDGPFAETREQVGGFCLIECADLDEAVEIASKHPAATYGSIEVRPLWQP